The DNA segment TTTATGGTAATGTGCGTAATGTGGATATATTCCGAGCGTCGGTTTGCGCCGGTGGTCTTCACTTTCTTCCTATTTTTTCAGATTCATTATTTCCAGCGTTCTTTCATCTTCCCTCTGTTATTGAAAGGAAAAAGTAAGATGCCGCTGGCAATCATGTCAATGGGTATTCTTTTTAATCTGCTCAATGGCTATATGCAAGGTGAGTGGATTTTTTATCTTGCTCCCGAAACGATGTATCAATCCGATTGGTTCACTTCGCCGTGGTTTATTATAGGCACGCTGCTTTTTTTCACAGGTATGCTGGTGAACTGGCATTCGGATCATATTATCCGGCACTTGCGCAAACCGGGAGATACCAGGCATTATCTGCCTCAAAAAGGAATGTACCGTTATGTCACTTCTGCCAACTATTTCGGGGAGATAGTAGAATGGGCAGGTTGGGCGATACTCACTTGCTCGCTTTCCGGACTTGTTTTCTTTTGGTGGACAATTGCTAATCTTGTTCCTCGTGCTAACGCGATCTGGTGTCGTTATCGTGAAGAATTCGGAGATGCGGTGGGCGAGCGGAAACGAGTGTTTCCTTTTCTTTATTAAGAACACTTTTTATCATGACTTGAATACGACTTAATTAATATAATTACTATGGAATCTAAACTTTTTAGTCCGGTAACCTTCGGTCCTCTGACATTGCGGAATCGGACAATTCGTTCGGCAGCTTTTGAGAGTATGTGCCCGGGGAATACTCCTACACAGATGTTATTGGATTACCATCGGTCGGTGGCTGCGGGAGGAGTGGGTATGACAACAGTGGCTTATGCCGCCGTGACGCAAAGCGGTCTTTCTTTCGATCGTCAGTTGTGGTTGCGTCCGTCTATTATTCCCCGTTTACATGAATTGACAGAAGCTGTACATAATGAAGGGGCGGCAGTGGGAATACA comes from the Bacteroides sp. AN502(2024) genome and includes:
- a CDS encoding DUF1295 domain-containing protein yields the protein MTTTSFNLFLSAMSLIALLVFIALYFVKAGYGIFRTESWGVAISNKLAWILMEAPVFMVMCVMWIYSERRFAPVVFTFFLFFQIHYFQRSFIFPLLLKGKSKMPLAIMSMGILFNLLNGYMQGEWIFYLAPETMYQSDWFTSPWFIIGTLLFFTGMLVNWHSDHIIRHLRKPGDTRHYLPQKGMYRYVTSANYFGEIVEWAGWAILTCSLSGLVFFWWTIANLVPRANAIWCRYREEFGDAVGERKRVFPFLY